CAGCGCCCCGATGACGACCTCGCCCTCGATCCGACGGCGACGTCGCTGGGCGGGACTTCGTTCGAGTTCCGGATCGGGAAGGTCGGCGGGCAGAAGTCGCGCTTCGAGACCGGCTACGCGCGTCGCTCCGCCGGCTTCGAGATCAACGACATCGGCTTCCTCAACCGTGCCAACGAGCAGACGTTCACCAACTGGTACGCGCTCCGCTTCAACAAGCCGACCTCCGTCTATCAGCGGCTCAACTGGAACTTCAATTGGTGGCAGTACTGGACGCTCGACGGCCTGCCGACGGAGCGTGCCTTCAACTCCAACGTGCACGTGCAGTTCAACAATCGCTGGTGGCTGCACACCGGCGGCACGATCGGCATCGGCCAGACCTACTGCGATCGCGACTGCACGCGCGGCGGCCCGGCGCTGAAGGAAGAGCCGGCGTTCCGGCCATGGCTGGGGCTCGAGGGCGATGGCCGTCGGCCGTTGGTGCCGTCGCTCTGGGTCAACTACACCAACGCCGATGGCGGGCGGACGACCAACCTGAGCCTCAATCCGCAGGTGACGCTCCGGCCGTCCAGCCGCTTCTCGAGCTCGCTGAGCCTGAACATCGGGCGCAACAAGCGCGACGCGCAGTGGTTCGACAACGTCACCGACGGCGCGGGCGTGACGCACTACACCTTCGCCGCGCTTGACCAGCACACGCTCGGCATCACCTGGCGGCTCAATTACACGCTGTCGCCGACGGCATCGTTCCAGTGGTACGCCAACCCCTTCATCACCAAGGGGACGTACTCGCGGGTGCGCGAGCTCGCCGATGCGCGCGCCAAGGCGTACGACGATCGCTACCAGCCGTACGCCGATGCTCCGGCGAATCCTGGCGGCTTCAATGTCCAGCAATTCCGCTCGAACGCGGTCTTCCGCTGGGAGTACATGCCGGGGTCGACACTCTTCCTGGTCTGGAATCAGGGCCGGGAAGGCTTCGCCGATCGTGAGGGCGACCGCACCTTCCGCGGCGACGTGCAGGATCTCTTCAGTCGGCGGGCGGAGGATCGGTTTCTGGTGAAGTTGTCGTATTGGCTGAATCGATAGTCGTAGGGGCGACGCATGCGTCGCCCGTACGCAGGGGGTGAGAGGGAGCTGCGTGATCGTGAATGGGCCAAGGTTCAGCTCATACGCGTCTACGCAGCTCCCTCGCTCCGCTCAGGATGACACGCTCATCCGCGCTTCCGTGACCGCCGTGCGCCAGCCATCCCAACCAGTCCCGTCGCGAGCAACGTGAGGGTCGCCGGCTCCGGCACCACGTCGCCATTGCCGACCGGCGTCGAGAAGCTGACGTCGAGCGTCGCCTGGCCCGCGCTGCCATAGAAATCCGTCATGCGGCAGAGGTCATCGTTCGGGTCGTTGCAGACCGCGTTCGGATCGTAGAAGGGATTCGGCGCGCTGATCGTGGTCCCATCCGGCACCCGCGAGTAGCTCCCGGGCGTCGAGAAGGTCCCCGGTGCGAACCAGAAGAAGGCCGCGCCGCCGCCGGTCGGGCTGTTGGTGGCGACGTCGAAGTTCAGGAAGCGGGCGCCGATGTACCCGAAGCCGGTCCCGAAGCCGTTCGGATCGATCTCGGGCTGGTCGCACAGGTAGTAGTTGGTCCCCACGGTGCCCGGCGTGATCGAGCAGCTGGACGGGTTCCAGAAGCCGCCCGAGGTGATCGGGGCCGCCGTGGTGAGGGTGAAGGCGAGCGTCTGGGGTGTGCCGGTGAAATCCCAGGTCCCGCTGAATTGGTAGGTCCACTGCGCCGATGCTGGCGCCGCTCCCAGGGCGACCAGGAGCGCCCCGACGATGAATCGACTGCGCATGCTGCCTCCAGATTATGACGGATGTCCCCGGGGACCCGGTCGGGTCAGGGGGTATTCGGTCATGCGCAGGGGTAGCGGGAAATGGCTCATGGGGAGATTGATGCGCGGGGGGAGATGGCCCGCGCGGGCAGGGATCGCCATTGGTAGATGGCCCTCGCGGGCAGGGATCGCCATTGGTAGATGGCCCGCGCGGGCAGGGATCGCCATTGGTAGATGGCCCGCGCGGGCGGGGATCGCCATTGGTAGGGGCGACGCATGCGTCGCCCGTACGCATGGGGGGATCGGTGCGCGCGGGTGGGGGGCCGGGGGCGGGCGGCCGGATGCGGGCGGGGATTGGCGCGCGCGGGATTGGGATTTGCCCGGGGGAGATGATGGGCGACGCATGCGTCGCCCGTACGCATGGGGGGATCGGTGCGCGCGGGTGGGGGGCCGGGGGCGGGCGGTCGGATGCGGGCGGGCATTGGCGAGCGCGGGTGGGGCTCGCCATGGGTAGGGGCGACGCATGCGTCGCCCTCCGCTCGCGTCACCGCGATTCATCCGGGGCGGGCGGGGCGGCGCGGGGGGTGGAATTTGGCGATGAGGCGCGGAGGATTGAGTGCGATATAGCGCCGAATGATGTGGAGCATGGGCTCGGTGTCGATGAGACGCTCGTAGTAGTTGCGATGCCAGATGCGAGGCGGCGCATCCGGCCAGCAACGACGGATCTCCCGGCTGGAGGCGGACTTCAGGGAGCCGATGATGGCGCCCACGGAGCGGGGCGGCGGGCCATGGCCGCTCCACAGCGTGCGTTCGCCATCGCCAGCGGTCGGGCGCCGATTATCGAGATGCAAGAGCCCGTGCACGTGATCGGGCATGACCACGAAGGCGTCGAGCGTCACGCCAGGGAAATGCGTCGGGATCGCATGCCACGTGGCCTCGACGACTCGCCCCGCCGGGGTGAGGCAGATGCGACGGTCCCGCACTTCCGCCAGCAGGCGCCGGCGCCCCCACGTCCCGAAGGTGAGGAAGTACCACCCCGGACTGGCGTAATGCCAACCCCGAATGCGGATCGACTGGCGGTGATGGTGTCGCATGCCATGAAGGACGCAGGAGGGGCCACCCCCAGCGGCGCGCGATGATGCGACGCGGATCGCGAATGCGCGATCAATCGTCGCAGGGGCAACCGTGGACGTACTTACCTTTCCGGCATGCCCAACACCCAATCGCCGCCGCCCTGCCCGTCCTGCAACTCGCCCTACACCTACGAGCAGGGGCCGATGCTGATCTGTCCCGAGTGCGCGTACGAGTGGACTGCCGTGGTCGAGGCCGCCGAGAGCGGGCCGAAGGTGATCCGCGACGCGAACGGCACCCCGCTCACCGATGGCGACACGGTGACGGTGATCAAGGATCTCAAGATCAAGGGATCATCCCTGGTGGTGAAGGTCGGCACCAAGGTGAAGAACATCCGCCTCGTCGACGGCGACCACGACATCGATTGCAAGATCGACGGCGTGGGGTCGATGGGACTCAAGTCGGAGTTCGTGCGGAAATCGTAGATCGACATCCGCCTGCACGGGAAACTATCCCATTTCGTAGGGGCGACGCATGCGTCGCCCCCGGCCCGCGACGCGATGACCTGGCCCGGCGGGGAGAAGGGCGACGCATGCGTCGCCCCTACGAAGACCGGGATCTGCCCGCGACAGCGAGGTACCGATCGGTTACCGCAGCACCCCCACCTCGACATGCGATGGCCATTTCGCCGAGCGCTGCACGCGGTGCGTCTGCGCGCGGTAGTCGCTCGCCTTGGCGAGGAAGATGTTGGGGACGAAGGTCTGCGGATTCCGGTCATACAGCGGGAACCAGCTGCTCTGCACCTGCACCATGATCCGGTGCCCGGCGCGGAAGGTGTACGCCTGCTGGTGCAGGTCCACCGTGAACGGCACCACCGTGTTCGCCGGGATCGGCTCCGCCTTCGCGAACGACTTGCGATAGCGGCCGCGCATGATCTCGCTCGCCACCATCAGCTGGTAGCCGCGCATCGCCGGACGCGCCACGCCGCTGTCCGGATACACATCAATCAACTTCACCACCCAGTCGGCGTCAGACCCGGTGGTCGACGCAAAGAGCTTCGCCACCACGTCGCCGGCGATGGTGATGTCGGCAGTGAGCGGCGCCGTCTGCCAGGTGAGCACATCGGGTCGCCCATCGACAAAGCGCTGGTCGCGCGTGAGCCACTCGTTCCATTCCACGTAGGACGGGATCGGCCGCGGCCGATACGGAATCGGGTTCGCCGGATCGGAGACGTACGCATCCTGCCCCACCGCCGCGGTCGGCGCCGTGAACGAGAGCGTGCGGTTGGCCCCGAAGTAGAGCTTCTTCCGCTCGGCGTTCTTCGGCGGCCACGCCGCGAACTCCCGCCAGCTGTTGCTCCCCGCATCAAACATCGTCGCCTCGGCGATCGGCGCCGTCGCACGATCCTTCAGGTACAGCGCAAAGAAGCGCGCCTGCAGCGCCCGGAAATCGTCGCCGGTGTTGCGGCCGAAGCGGATCGCGCCGAGCGAGTCGGCGGTCTCGTCGAACCACTGGCCGTGGAACCACGGGCCGATCACCAGCTTGCTCACGCCGGCGGTGTCGGTGCGCTCGAGCGCCGGATACGACGCCTGCGGGCCGAAGCCATCCTCCTGGTCCCACCAGCCACCGACCGTGAGCGTCGGGATATCGGTGTGATTGAGATAGCGCTGCACGGCCCGCTGCTGCCAGACCGAGTCGTAGCTCGGGTGCGCCACGAAGCGTTGCCAGGTGGGCCACTTGTTGGCGCCGGTGGCCTGCGCGAGTGCGGCGAGCGTCGGGAAGGAGCGATACCAGTCGTAGGTGTCCCAGCGCGTGATCGTCAGCGGGCCGGTGCCGGCCTGCTTCGACTCGCGGCCGTGCACCCACTCGGTGCCGTACGATTGCCGGAAGGCGCCCTGGTGGAAGAAGTCATCGCCCATCCAGGTGTCGACCATCGAGGCCTGCGGCGACATCGCCTTCAGTGCGGGATGCGGATCGACCTGCGCCGCATTGACCAGGAAGCCGGGGTACGAAATGCCGAGCATGCCGACGCGGCCGTTGGTGCGGTTGTTCGTGAGGATGTAGTCGATGGTGTCCCAGGTGTCGGTCGCCTCGTCGACACTGCCGGCCTTCGACTTGTCGCGCGGCGGGCGATTCATGATGAAGACGCCCTCCGACTTGTGCTGTCCGCGGATGTCCTGGAAGACGAAGAGGTAGCCGTCGGCGATCAGCTCCTTGAAGCCGACCGCGATCCCGCTCGTGCCGCCCCAGCCATTCGTGCCGTACGGCGTGCGCGACATCAGCACGGGGAGCGGACCGGTCGCCGTGCGCGGCGTGAGGATCACCGTGAAGAGCTTCACGCCGTCGCGCATCGGGATCATCACCTCGCGTCGGGTGAAGAGCGCGTCGAGCGCCGCGTCGGGTTGCTGGGCGGAGAGGGTTGGCGCGGTGAGCAACGCACCGATGAACAGCATCAAGGCGAGACGAGCGAGACGGAACGCGGCCATCGGCTTCTCCAGCGGGGGATGGTTGAAGATAAGTGCGGGGGTCACCCGGAACGTGTCATCCCGAGCGAAGCGAGGGACCTGCGTAGTCGCGTATGAGCAGAAGCTTGGCCCATTCACGATCACGCAGGTCCCTCGCTACGCTCGGGATGACAAATACCCCCTCACCCCTCACCGATCCAGGTCCCGCCTCGCCTTCCCCAGCTGCAGCGCAATCCCGGGATAGCCCGGCACCGTGATCGGCGCGGTGAGCACGCCGCGCTTGAGGCGCTCGTCCGCGCCATTGCTGATTCGGCGCACGAAGAGGTCGAGCTCCTCGCGATTCTTCCGCCGATCGGATTCCTTGGTGCGATCGAGGTGGACGAGCTCATGCACGATATAGATGGCGCGCGTGGCGTCGATCGATTCGGCGAACGCCATCGTCGCGGCAACGCCCATCAGCAGGTCGTGGCGGAGGTCGTCGAGGTGGGGCAGTCCCGTGCGCCAAGGTGGGAGCATGGCCGCGGCGAGGCGCTGCACGCGCTCGACCATCGGCGACGGCTCATCGCGGCCGATCTGGCGGGCGACATCGACGAGGAGGCTGCCGAGGCGATCGCCGAAGCGTTCATCGGCAACGGCCTCGACGACGATGGCAACAGGCCCTTCCTGCGCATGCGCGGTGATGGCGAGGTCGGCGTGCCAGGTGGTGTCGGCGACGGCAATGGCGGCGTGCGGTTGCACCGTGCCGAGCGTCAGGCCGGCGAGGCGATCGCTATCGAGGAGTGCGGCGAATTCCTCGGGCTCGGCCGGCCGCGGCCCGGGGGCCAGCCACGCCTCGGCGAGCGCCCTGCTGCTGGCGCGCTGCTTCCACAGCTTCGCGGGAACGGCGGCGGCCCAGTCGTCGAGAGTGGCGACGGTGCCGTGGGCGGAGCGGATGGTGATGGGCATGGGGGAAATGTAGTTCGCCTGAGAGCTGTCATCCCGAGCGTAGCGAGGGATCTGCGTAGTCACGAACGAACGAGCGCCTGCTCATCCACGATCACGCGAATCCCTCGCTACGCTCGGGATGACAGCCTCACCCCACCCGCGTCGCAATCCACCACGTCGTCCCGCCCGGATCGCTGACGCCGCCGCGCCGATCGGGATCGCCCTTCTGCTCCGGTTCCTGCACGGACGTGCCACCGGCGCCGAGGGCGCGCTCGAAGGCGGCATCGACATCGGGGAGATAGATGTGCACGTGCGACGGCTGCGGCGGCCATCCGGGCGCCGAATCCGCAACCATCACCACGGTGTCGTCGATGCGCACCTCGGCGTGACGGATGCGGCCGTCGGGGGCATCCATGGTCTGGATCAGCTCCGCATCGAAGGCGGCGCGGAGAAAGGCGATGGTCGCCTTGGCGTCGGAGACGATGAGGTACGGGGCGACGGAGGTGTAGCCGGAGGGCTTGTAGAGCATGGGGGGCTCCTGATGAAGGGATGGTGAACGATAATCGATGATCGATGATCGATGATCGATGATCGATGGGGGATGATGGATGATGGATTGCCCGCCCCTGAAACACTGTCATCCCGAGCGTAGCGAGGGACCTACGTGGTCGCGAATGGGCACGCGCTTCCCCACCAACGACTACGCAGGTCCCTCGCTACGCTCGGGATGACGGGCGTACCCTCACTCCAGCTTCGCCAACACCTCCATCAACGGCACCCAGCTCACCTCAGGAACGGGCACCACCGGCTGCCACTCCTCCCTGGGCACCGTGATCAGCATCCCACCGTCGATGGTGATGTCGAAGGATGGGACCGTGGCGAAGAGTTGTTCACGCGCATCGTCGGGGAGGAGGCCGAGGACGCGCGGGAGGCCACCGACGAAACGCATCAACGGGAGGCCGCAGGAAAGGCACCAGCCGGTGATGCCACCGTTGGCGAGCATCCCCGACGCCTCGGTGCCGCGCGCGTTACCGCCGCAGACGGTGCAGTTGCCGGTGAACCACTGCGGCGCGTCGTGCCACATGTTGACGATCGATCCGACCGTGAACGGCCCCGCATTGAGGTGCTGGCCGCGACACCCCGTGCCCGGGACGACGAGGTCGGGATGGTCGCGCCGGAGCCGCTCGGCGTGACGATCGATCGTGGCGAAGATGATGGCGAGGTCGTGATTCGGGAGCGCAAACGGCTCCCACGGGAGGGGTGTGACGATGGACATGAGGCACCTGTGCGATGAACGATGCCGTCCCATTCGCGCATGGTTCCGACCCGGGGAGGGTCGGCCGGCAGGACCACCGATAAGGCACGGGTGGTGGCGGGTCAGGGAGCCGGAGCTCTCGCCGCACTCGACATGCTGGCCACCGGGACGGAGGTGGACCGAAGAGAATGGTAATCGGTGAACGGTGAACGGTGAACGGGATGATGGATGATGGATGATGGATGGTCGATGATCGATTCCCCCGCCTACGGCGTCACCGCGTCCCTGAGGCGGTAGGTGACCACGCTCTCCACGCCGAGGGAATCGCGCTCGTGGCCGAGGAGATAGTCGCTGCCGATCTCGTAGATCTCGAGGGCCGGCAATTCGGCGCGGCAGAGCGCACGTCCCTCACGGGAGAACGCGATCCACCGGCGCCGGGGCGAGTCGGTCGCTGCGCGGCCGCGCACCCAGATGCGACCATCCTTCCCCATCACGATATTGGTCACCGCCGGGTAGCGCTCGGCGACCGGCCGCTTGGGATCGAGCATCGGATCGACCAGGCGTGCCTTCATGTCGGGCGAGATGTCCGGGTACTGCGCAGCGAGTTGCGCGCGCGCGGCGGCCACCGCCGAATCGGTCACGGTGCGGTCCTCGGTGGTCCAGCGAATCACCAGCGATGGCACCACCTTCTGGCCGACCTTGTAGATCACCAGCTCGGGTTCATTCCACGTGCCGACCGCGAGTCGATCACCGGTGCCCTCGACCTGTGCCGCCCCCTCGAACCAGGGACCCATCCAGATCGCGCCCGGATCGGCCACGGTCTGCCCCTTCCTGCCGCTCGGCACCCCCATGACGGTGTCGCGCAACGCGCCGTTCGGTCCGTAGCGCAGGATCGTCACCGAATCCATCGCCCAGTTGGCGCGCTGACCGAGGCCGGACTTGCCGAAGATCTGCTGGCCATCATCGAAGATCGCCGCCACGTCCGGGGAGTTGATCTCCGAGGGCGCCGTGACCACGGTCCGCGCGAACTTCATGTCGGGACCGAAGAGATGCCACTGCCACGGCTGTAGTCACCGACCCAGAGCGTGTCGCCGACGG
The DNA window shown above is from Gemmatimonadota bacterium and carries:
- a CDS encoding PEP-CTERM sorting domain-containing protein; translation: MRSRFIVGALLVALGAAPASAQWTYQFSGTWDFTGTPQTLAFTLTTAAPITSGGFWNPSSCSITPGTVGTNYYLCDQPEIDPNGFGTGFGYIGARFLNFDVATNSPTGGGAAFFWFAPGTFSTPGSYSRVPDGTTISAPNPFYDPNAVCNDPNDDLCRMTDFYGSAGQATLDVSFSTPVGNGDVVPEPATLTLLATGLVGMAGARRSRKRG
- a CDS encoding alkylphosphonate utilization protein — translated: MPNTQSPPPCPSCNSPYTYEQGPMLICPECAYEWTAVVEAAESGPKVIRDANGTPLTDGDTVTVIKDLKIKGSSLVVKVGTKVKNIRLVDGDHDIDCKIDGVGSMGLKSEFVRKS
- a CDS encoding CocE/NonD family hydrolase; translation: MAAFRLARLALMLFIGALLTAPTLSAQQPDAALDALFTRREVMIPMRDGVKLFTVILTPRTATGPLPVLMSRTPYGTNGWGGTSGIAVGFKELIADGYLFVFQDIRGQHKSEGVFIMNRPPRDKSKAGSVDEATDTWDTIDYILTNNRTNGRVGMLGISYPGFLVNAAQVDPHPALKAMSPQASMVDTWMGDDFFHQGAFRQSYGTEWVHGRESKQAGTGPLTITRWDTYDWYRSFPTLAALAQATGANKWPTWQRFVAHPSYDSVWQQRAVQRYLNHTDIPTLTVGGWWDQEDGFGPQASYPALERTDTAGVSKLVIGPWFHGQWFDETADSLGAIRFGRNTGDDFRALQARFFALYLKDRATAPIAEATMFDAGSNSWREFAAWPPKNAERKKLYFGANRTLSFTAPTAAVGQDAYVSDPANPIPYRPRPIPSYVEWNEWLTRDQRFVDGRPDVLTWQTAPLTADITIAGDVVAKLFASTTGSDADWVVKLIDVYPDSGVARPAMRGYQLMVASEIMRGRYRKSFAKAEPIPANTVVPFTVDLHQQAYTFRAGHRIMVQVQSSWFPLYDRNPQTFVPNIFLAKASDYRAQTHRVQRSAKWPSHVEVGVLR
- a CDS encoding VOC family protein codes for the protein MLYKPSGYTSVAPYLIVSDAKATIAFLRAAFDAELIQTMDAPDGRIRHAEVRIDDTVVMVADSAPGWPPQPSHVHIYLPDVDAAFERALGAGGTSVQEPEQKGDPDRRGGVSDPGGTTWWIATRVG